From Paenibacillus graminis, a single genomic window includes:
- a CDS encoding LTA synthase family protein: protein MQKEGEAVSSLNVKRWLIKPFVFFSILFVLKSFLAWGVIFGDLLSWKTLLTEIPFVWALFALIERFASKRKLGYYMTVNLLVTAIFFAAIMYFKYYGVIVTYHAAEQVNQVTAVRNSVFSLMDPYYLLIFADIIVLGIYFFFNKKGRAYKKDNINHRSGKLSHSLLFAVSLALCLFNILPNKASMNEIKKAQEMGILNYEAYTIFAKDKPELVNASEITQDAINKLKGIDPAAVSPLQGAAKGKNLVIIQLESFQSFLLGLKVDGHEITPNLNRLMENSLYLPNFYQMVGQGNTSDAEFVVNSSFYIPPQGAATMAYVDKELPSLPRLLQENGYQTATFHTNDVEFWNRGELYSSLGWEHYYDHKFFGDEDTFFFGPSDEALYRKTADKLKEMDADSKPFYAQVISMSAHHPFTIPEEKYKMKLPERYEGTFVGDYIRSQNYADFAFGQFVDELKADGVWDNSLIMVYGDHMGLPIYSLDHDDKELMKEIYGHEYEYADMLNIPLIIHEEGKIGTQILDHVGGEVDIMPTAASLLGVSMDNNIHFGQDLTSQSYNLLPQRYYLPTGSFIASSGLLIPGNSFEDNTQFTLASGGKAPAGTEDEYNRALRLRQLSDSYVTQLPDKVKDTE from the coding sequence ATGCAGAAAGAAGGCGAAGCTGTGTCATCCTTAAACGTAAAACGATGGCTGATTAAGCCATTCGTATTTTTCTCCATTCTTTTTGTCCTGAAGAGTTTTCTGGCCTGGGGCGTGATTTTTGGAGATCTCCTCTCCTGGAAAACACTATTAACGGAAATCCCTTTTGTCTGGGCCTTGTTCGCCCTTATCGAACGCTTCGCTTCCAAACGGAAGCTTGGCTATTACATGACGGTCAATCTGCTCGTCACCGCAATCTTTTTTGCCGCCATTATGTACTTTAAATATTATGGGGTTATCGTCACTTACCATGCGGCAGAGCAGGTGAATCAGGTCACCGCTGTCCGCAACAGTGTATTCTCCCTGATGGACCCGTATTATCTGCTGATATTTGCCGACATTATCGTCCTCGGCATCTATTTCTTTTTCAATAAGAAGGGCCGTGCCTACAAAAAGGATAACATTAATCACCGCAGCGGAAAACTCTCGCACAGTCTTTTGTTCGCAGTCTCGCTGGCCCTTTGCTTATTCAATATCCTGCCCAACAAGGCCAGTATGAATGAAATCAAGAAGGCGCAGGAGATGGGCATCCTGAATTATGAGGCGTACACGATTTTTGCCAAAGACAAACCTGAGCTTGTGAATGCCAGCGAAATCACTCAGGATGCCATCAACAAGCTCAAGGGAATCGATCCTGCTGCGGTTTCACCGCTTCAGGGGGCAGCCAAGGGCAAGAATCTGGTTATTATTCAATTGGAATCATTCCAAAGCTTCCTGCTTGGACTTAAGGTAGACGGCCACGAAATTACGCCCAATCTGAACCGCTTGATGGAAAACAGTCTGTATCTCCCTAATTTTTATCAAATGGTTGGCCAGGGTAACACATCAGATGCCGAGTTCGTGGTCAACTCTTCCTTCTACATTCCGCCGCAGGGTGCGGCTACCATGGCGTATGTCGACAAGGAGCTGCCCAGCCTGCCGCGTCTTTTGCAGGAAAACGGCTACCAGACAGCCACCTTCCATACTAATGATGTGGAGTTCTGGAACCGCGGGGAGCTGTACAGCTCTCTCGGCTGGGAGCATTATTACGACCATAAATTCTTCGGGGACGAGGATACCTTTTTCTTCGGGCCTTCCGACGAGGCACTCTACCGCAAGACCGCAGATAAGCTGAAGGAAATGGATGCGGACAGTAAGCCTTTCTACGCCCAGGTCATTTCGATGTCAGCCCATCATCCGTTCACTATTCCTGAGGAGAAATACAAGATGAAGCTGCCGGAGCGGTATGAGGGCACTTTTGTCGGGGATTATATCCGGTCCCAGAATTATGCCGACTTTGCCTTTGGTCAGTTCGTGGATGAGCTCAAGGCAGACGGGGTATGGGACAACAGCCTGATCATGGTCTATGGGGACCATATGGGACTGCCGATTTATTCCCTGGACCATGACGACAAGGAATTGATGAAGGAAATCTACGGTCATGAATATGAATATGCAGATATGCTTAATATCCCGCTGATCATTCATGAGGAAGGCAAGATCGGGACACAAATCCTTGATCATGTCGGCGGTGAAGTGGATATTATGCCAACGGCAGCCAGCCTGCTGGGCGTTTCGATGGACAACAACATTCACTTCGGCCAGGATCTGACAAGCCAGTCCTACAACCTGCTGCCGCAGCGTTATTATCTCCCTACCGGGTCCTTTATTGCCAGCTCCGGTCTGCTGATTCCCGGCAACAGCTTCGAGGATAACACACAGTTCACTCTGGCTTCAGGAGGCAAGGCGCCTGCCGGAACCGAGGATGAATACAACCGTGCGCTGCGTTTGCGCCAGCTCTCGGACAGCTACGTAACGCAGCTTCCTGATAAAGTAAAAGATACAGAATAA
- a CDS encoding MarR family winged helix-turn-helix transcriptional regulator: MSQQIDPLVERLGLSMWKVQRKIASQMSLHQEIGLTVPQFGLLRMIAQEQNPRVIQLADKMEVKSSAVTVMLDRLELLGLSAREQDEHDRRAVIVTLTDKGKKLLEEGKYRFLLLLSEYLAILQPEELQNFADYYQMLDQQER; encoded by the coding sequence ATGTCGCAACAAATCGATCCGCTGGTAGAACGTTTAGGATTATCCATGTGGAAGGTACAGCGCAAAATTGCCTCACAAATGTCCCTGCACCAGGAAATCGGGCTTACCGTGCCGCAATTTGGCCTGCTTCGCATGATCGCGCAGGAGCAGAATCCGCGGGTGATCCAGCTCGCGGACAAAATGGAGGTCAAATCCAGTGCGGTAACAGTGATGCTGGACCGTCTGGAACTGCTGGGACTAAGCGCGCGCGAGCAGGATGAACACGACCGCAGAGCCGTCATTGTGACCCTTACCGACAAGGGAAAGAAGCTGCTTGAAGAAGGGAAATACCGCTTCCTGCTTCTGCTTAGCGAATATTTGGCCATACTGCAGCCGGAAGAGCTGCAAAATTTCGCCGATTATTATCAGATGCTGGACCAGCAGGAACGTTAA
- a CDS encoding methyl-accepting chemotaxis protein, whose amino-acid sequence MKLATKLTWMILIVLLLVGSSIGFFGYRAAYHQVDEAAGIELVGCANITTGLIDPADISALVSGDRSKVSAIEDRIGWIVAHKPIFKEAFILSLDGKILAADASFKKRGYKAGDDFYFTEEDKAMITTMKHSAYSKVYTYQGTSLKTGYGPIYQDHDPTKPIIALMAINFDGPLIQERTMDIIVQPFIIGGAILIVAILAAYLMIRRMVSPLTKLSGSVNTIARGDLTHEPLLFNSKDEIGTLARDFNDMTLNLRDIITQVNDTSMLVASSSQELTASAQETNRAGEHSANVTIELAEGAGTQLKDLEGSYQAVQDMSRFISEIAGNADSAKDTAANNAQKARLGRQSLDSTTSQIGIVSESIHDLSDIIDTLGSHSKEIENIVGTISSIAEETNLLALNAAIEAARAGEEGRGFAIVAGSVRKLAERSAASAGQIGELVSLIISQMDNAGETMKRSTEEMEQGKELILSAGRSFSEIETSVSDMSSQSQQISETVRELGLIAGGLVESIQKIVTVSNYTAEGAMTLSATSQEQLAAMEEVESSAGFLSSLAEKLQVLVERFKV is encoded by the coding sequence ATGAAATTGGCAACAAAATTAACTTGGATGATCCTTATTGTGTTGCTCCTTGTAGGGTCTTCCATCGGATTCTTTGGTTACCGTGCCGCCTATCATCAGGTAGATGAGGCTGCGGGAATCGAACTGGTGGGCTGCGCCAATATTACAACCGGCCTGATTGATCCCGCCGACATTTCAGCACTTGTCAGCGGGGATCGCAGCAAAGTGTCTGCAATTGAAGACCGGATCGGCTGGATTGTGGCACATAAGCCGATTTTCAAAGAAGCATTTATCCTGTCACTGGACGGTAAAATACTCGCCGCCGACGCCAGCTTTAAGAAAAGAGGCTATAAAGCCGGAGATGACTTCTATTTTACAGAAGAAGATAAAGCCATGATTACTACCATGAAGCATTCCGCATACTCCAAAGTTTATACATATCAAGGAACCTCGCTCAAAACCGGGTATGGCCCCATTTATCAGGATCATGATCCCACCAAACCTATTATTGCCCTGATGGCTATCAATTTTGACGGCCCCTTAATTCAAGAGCGGACGATGGATATTATTGTTCAGCCTTTCATCATCGGCGGTGCCATTCTGATCGTAGCCATTCTCGCCGCCTACCTGATGATCCGCCGTATGGTAAGCCCGCTCACCAAGCTGTCCGGCTCTGTGAACACTATTGCGAGAGGCGACCTGACCCATGAACCGCTGCTCTTCAACAGCAAAGATGAAATCGGGACACTGGCCCGTGACTTCAATGACATGACCCTGAATCTGCGCGACATTATCACCCAGGTGAATGACACTTCCATGCTGGTAGCCTCTTCTTCCCAAGAGCTGACTGCAAGTGCCCAGGAGACGAACCGTGCCGGAGAGCATAGTGCGAATGTTACCATTGAGCTGGCTGAGGGTGCGGGTACCCAGCTGAAGGACCTGGAAGGAAGCTATCAGGCTGTACAGGATATGTCCCGCTTCATTAGCGAGATCGCCGGAAATGCCGACAGCGCGAAGGATACCGCTGCAAATAACGCCCAAAAAGCCCGCCTCGGACGGCAATCGCTGGACTCTACAACCTCTCAGATAGGGATTGTGAGCGAAAGCATCCATGACCTTTCGGACATTATCGATACGCTGGGCAGCCACTCCAAGGAGATTGAGAACATCGTAGGTACGATTTCCAGTATCGCTGAAGAAACCAATCTGCTGGCATTGAATGCAGCGATCGAAGCTGCACGTGCCGGAGAAGAAGGCCGGGGCTTTGCCATCGTTGCCGGCTCTGTCCGCAAACTTGCCGAGCGTTCAGCCGCATCCGCCGGCCAGATCGGCGAGCTGGTCAGCCTGATCATCAGCCAGATGGATAACGCCGGTGAAACCATGAAACGTTCAACGGAAGAAATGGAGCAGGGCAAGGAGCTGATCCTGTCCGCCGGACGCTCATTCTCCGAGATCGAGACCTCGGTCTCTGACATGTCTTCACAGAGCCAGCAGATCTCCGAGACCGTCCGTGAACTGGGCCTGATTGCAGGCGGACTTGTGGAGTCGATTCAGAAAATTGTCACTGTGTCCAATTATACGGCAGAAGGGGCCATGACCCTCTCCGCCACTTCCCAGGAACAGCTGGCAGCGATGGAAGAAGTGGAATCTTCAGCCGGGTTCCTTTCATCTCTGGCAGAGAAGCTGCAGGTTCTGGTAGAGCGGTTCAAGGTCTAG
- a CDS encoding bifunctional diguanylate cyclase/phosphodiesterase: protein MDQMGIHYNLWMVLLSFALAATAAYSALNLILQVFHSAGRVRRLWLLSSACVLGSGLWAMHFVGIMASYLPFKVSYHPGIAGFSLVISLCACYLSLWIATMSRLRTGRLLLSGLILGSGISMMHYMGMYSMKLQTGIHYETLTQGLSVAVACLASYTAVFLFHKFKDYTGFSRWKLYSAVFIGLAVTGMHYISLRASFWEVDNWTGAKPLLMEADVVLLTGVSLVTLFMLAVSCGAVFLDRHVLERMAYHDPLTELPNRHGLERYFKGEFFGGPSGAVLFVDLDRFKSINDTLGHDIGDMLLQEVAGRLRRVINAKGKVFRLGGDEFLIALPVCTMEAAREEAQHILREVKKAYSIEGNELYVTASVGISMTPLHGTDRSALMKAADTALYTSKDSGKNKFSVFDQEMNRHQLWRMSLEKDLRKALARSEFMVVYQPKWDSLMNVTVGLEALLRWRHPEHGIISPAEFIPIAEETGLIVPITYWMLHDVCSQNKLWHKASVANVAVSINMSARMFEGGSLYEVVEEALVRSGLEPHFLELEITESIAMNNMEETVAQLSKLRSLGVRVSLDDFGTGFSSLGNLDEIPVNTLKIDQVFIRKSKMHSKKAIISNIIAIASNLNMEVVAEGVETPEQIELLQSLGCRVMQGFYYGRPMPVSELGQWFIENTA, encoded by the coding sequence ATGGATCAAATGGGAATCCACTATAACCTATGGATGGTTTTGCTGTCTTTTGCGCTTGCTGCCACAGCAGCCTATTCAGCGCTTAATTTAATTTTACAGGTTTTCCATTCTGCTGGCAGGGTAAGACGCTTATGGCTGCTATCCAGCGCCTGTGTGCTGGGGAGCGGATTATGGGCGATGCACTTCGTGGGAATTATGGCGAGTTACCTTCCGTTCAAGGTAAGCTATCATCCGGGAATAGCCGGTTTCTCACTGGTGATCAGTCTGTGTGCGTGTTATCTATCGTTATGGATCGCCACAATGTCACGCCTGAGAACAGGGCGTCTGCTGCTCAGCGGCCTGATTCTCGGCAGCGGGATTTCCATGATGCATTATATGGGCATGTACTCCATGAAGCTGCAGACAGGGATTCATTATGAGACGCTGACCCAGGGGCTGTCCGTGGCCGTCGCTTGTCTGGCTTCGTATACCGCCGTATTTCTTTTTCACAAATTCAAGGATTATACCGGTTTCAGCCGCTGGAAGCTGTACTCCGCGGTGTTCATTGGGCTTGCCGTTACCGGAATGCATTATATCAGCCTGCGGGCCAGCTTTTGGGAGGTTGACAACTGGACTGGCGCTAAGCCTCTTCTGATGGAGGCGGATGTGGTTCTGCTGACGGGGGTTTCTCTTGTCACTCTGTTTATGCTTGCGGTATCTTGCGGCGCAGTATTTCTGGACCGGCATGTGCTGGAGCGTATGGCCTATCATGACCCTCTGACAGAGCTGCCGAACCGGCATGGGCTGGAACGTTACTTCAAAGGTGAATTTTTTGGCGGGCCCTCGGGTGCGGTGCTTTTTGTCGATCTGGACCGGTTCAAGTCGATTAATGATACCTTGGGACATGATATCGGAGACATGCTGCTCCAGGAAGTTGCGGGGAGATTGCGGCGTGTGATCAATGCCAAGGGCAAAGTTTTCCGGCTGGGCGGGGATGAATTTCTGATTGCACTGCCGGTCTGTACCATGGAAGCTGCCCGGGAGGAAGCACAGCACATCCTGCGGGAAGTGAAAAAGGCTTACAGCATTGAGGGCAATGAACTGTATGTTACAGCGAGTGTCGGCATCAGTATGACTCCCTTGCACGGGACAGACCGCTCTGCACTGATGAAGGCGGCGGACACAGCGCTGTATACCTCCAAGGACTCCGGCAAGAATAAATTCAGTGTGTTCGATCAGGAAATGAACCGCCATCAGCTCTGGCGGATGTCGCTGGAGAAGGATTTGCGCAAGGCGCTGGCCCGTTCAGAATTTATGGTGGTCTATCAGCCGAAATGGGATTCGCTCATGAACGTAACCGTCGGGCTGGAGGCGCTGCTGCGCTGGAGGCACCCGGAACATGGCATTATTTCGCCTGCCGAATTCATTCCCATCGCCGAGGAGACTGGACTTATTGTGCCCATCACGTATTGGATGCTGCATGATGTGTGCAGCCAGAATAAGCTCTGGCACAAGGCAAGCGTAGCCAACGTTGCCGTCTCCATTAACATGTCGGCCCGGATGTTTGAAGGCGGCAGCCTCTATGAGGTGGTTGAAGAGGCGCTGGTCCGCTCCGGCCTGGAACCGCATTTCCTGGAGCTGGAGATCACGGAATCCATCGCCATGAACAATATGGAAGAGACGGTAGCCCAACTCTCCAAGCTGCGGAGTCTTGGGGTGCGGGTATCACTGGATGATTTCGGCACCGGCTTCTCCTCCCTTGGGAATCTGGATGAAATTCCGGTGAACACACTGAAGATTGACCAGGTATTCATCCGCAAGAGCAAGATGCATTCCAAGAAGGCCATCATCAGCAATATAATTGCCATCGCCAGCAACCTCAATATGGAGGTTGTCGCCGAAGGTGTGGAAACCCCTGAGCAGATTGAACTGCTGCAGTCCCTGGGCTGCCGGGTGATGCAGGGCTTTTATTACGGAAGGCCCATGCCTGTCAGTGAACTGGGGCAGTGGTTCATAGAGAATACGGCATAA